A genomic region of Xanthomonas fragariae contains the following coding sequences:
- a CDS encoding S8 family peptidase, translating into MIGALVIGTPPMLATAAQPASTARAGDAKGDPLLRYQWHLSNEGQAVIGDRRPVPGIDMDVDLLHALGIRGRGVRVGVVDDGLEIGHEDLLDNIIPNGSHNFGNGSHDPTPTDPTFGHGTSVAGIIAAVGWNGRGGRGVAPEALLAGFDFLGSGGSGSDAEVRYSWGDGPEARTLDIFNNSWGSVEVGYPDFPLEERQSWEALMRSTRGGLGGIYIKSAGNSFRRFRTRDAEGNIVNLCSDLSRTLNVGCMLANVDPLNNVPATIVVASVDATGKRASYSSSGSALWISGLGGEFGYQRKFSPNAAQTSSPDTAPFIYDPAIVTTDLSGCSAGDNVDGTTVENALAGSTSKIDATCNYSALMNGTSAAAPTVSGVAALILSANPSLTARDVKYILAKTARQIDPWQPAAIYQGSVIDPGWITNAAGHRFSNWYGFGLADGAAAVYEATYFKPLPPLRDTQWVQSTAAASQIGGPARPAKQHIRITQAMKVESVQLSLATSHRTPTNLRVVLESPSGTRSYVVTPFSVLDAEAYAATGFYIDLTSTNAFLDERAQGVWTLEVTDMSEPTTTAALQNFKLRILGH; encoded by the coding sequence ATGATCGGCGCGCTGGTGATCGGAACCCCTCCCATGCTGGCCACCGCCGCACAGCCGGCAAGCACTGCACGTGCCGGAGACGCCAAAGGCGATCCACTGCTGCGTTATCAATGGCACCTCTCCAATGAGGGGCAGGCGGTCATCGGCGACCGCCGCCCCGTGCCCGGCATCGATATGGATGTGGATCTGCTGCATGCGCTGGGCATTCGGGGTCGTGGCGTGCGCGTCGGCGTGGTGGATGACGGCCTGGAGATCGGCCACGAGGATCTCCTCGACAACATCATCCCGAACGGTTCGCACAATTTCGGCAATGGGTCGCACGATCCCACACCAACTGACCCGACTTTCGGTCATGGCACCTCGGTCGCGGGCATCATCGCTGCGGTTGGCTGGAATGGCCGTGGCGGTCGCGGCGTCGCACCCGAGGCGTTGCTGGCCGGATTCGACTTTCTGGGTAGCGGTGGGTCCGGCAGCGATGCAGAAGTGCGCTATTCCTGGGGCGATGGGCCGGAGGCACGCACCCTGGATATCTTCAACAACAGCTGGGGCTCGGTCGAGGTCGGCTATCCCGACTTTCCGTTGGAAGAGCGTCAATCGTGGGAAGCGCTGATGCGCTCGACACGCGGTGGGCTGGGCGGCATCTACATCAAATCCGCCGGCAACAGCTTCAGGCGTTTTCGTACCCGCGATGCAGAGGGCAACATTGTCAATCTCTGCAGCGACTTGTCACGCACCTTGAATGTCGGATGCATGCTCGCCAATGTCGATCCACTCAACAATGTTCCTGCCACCATCGTGGTCGCCAGCGTGGACGCCACAGGCAAGCGCGCCTCCTATTCGTCGTCCGGTTCGGCGTTGTGGATATCCGGCCTGGGCGGAGAGTTTGGATACCAGCGCAAGTTCTCTCCCAACGCGGCTCAGACCTCCTCCCCCGATACCGCGCCGTTCATCTACGACCCGGCCATTGTCACCACCGATCTCAGCGGTTGCAGCGCCGGCGACAATGTGGATGGCACTACAGTCGAAAACGCGCTTGCTGGCAGCACTTCCAAGATCGACGCAACCTGCAATTACAGCGCGTTGATGAACGGCACATCTGCCGCTGCGCCCACCGTCTCCGGTGTTGCAGCGCTCATTCTCAGCGCCAACCCCAGCCTGACCGCGCGCGATGTCAAATACATCCTGGCCAAGACCGCGCGCCAGATCGATCCCTGGCAGCCCGCTGCGATCTACCAGGGCAGTGTGATCGACCCGGGTTGGATCACCAATGCAGCCGGGCATCGTTTCAGCAACTGGTATGGCTTCGGCCTGGCCGACGGCGCCGCAGCCGTCTACGAGGCGACCTATTTCAAGCCCCTGCCTCCGCTACGCGATACGCAGTGGGTCCAATCCACCGCTGCTGCAAGCCAGATCGGTGGACCTGCACGACCAGCCAAACAACACATTCGCATCACCCAGGCAATGAAGGTGGAAAGCGTGCAGCTGTCATTGGCCACATCGCACCGCACGCCGACCAACCTGCGCGTAGTGCTGGAGTCGCCCAGTGGCACGCGGAGCTACGTGGTGACGCCGTTTTCGGTCCTGGATGCCGAGGCGTACGCAGCGACCGGCTTCTATATCGACCTCACTTCCACCAATGCGTTCCTGGATGAGAGAGCGCAGGGCGTGTGGACACTGGAAGTCACCGACATGAGCGAGCCGACAACCACGGCGGCGTTACAGAACTTCAAACTTCGCATTCTGGGGCACTGA